CGAGGGCGACGGGCCGGCGGCGCAGCCGTCCGCCACTGACACGCCGCCGGAGCCCGGTGTCCCCGCCCCACAACCGTCTCCGCTGCCGTACCTGGATCGAATCGGCCTGCAGCTCTACACGCTCCGTGACCAAATGGCAGAATCTCCTGAGCAGACCCTCGCAGCGGTAGCCGCGGCGGGGTACTGGCAGGTCGAACTGATGAACATCGACGAGCAGGCGGTCCAAATCGCGGCCATGGCTCGGGCAGCAGGACTGTGCGTGCACAGCGCTTTCCTCGATTACAACGTGATCACCGCTCCGGGACGTGAGGGCGTCGCTTCGCTTGAGCAGACGCTCGACCTAGCCCAGCGAATCGGACTGCGACACGTGGTATTTGGATACATTGCCAAAGATCAACGTGATTCCGCGGAGAAGTGCCGCGTGATCGCGGATTCCGCCAACGCCGCAGCCGACAAAACCCGGGCCGCAGGCATGCGTATGTGCTATCACAATCACTCCTTTGAGTTTGCCGCCTTTGCTTCGACTGCAACAGAAGATGCCGAGGCAAAGTCCCTGACGGCCTACGATATTTTCATCGAGCGATTCGATCCCCAGCAGATGGAATTTGAACTCGACGTGTTCTGGGCCAAAATCGCCGGCCAAGATCCGCTGGCGCTCATGCGGCGTCTCGCTGGGCGGATCAGCCAGGTACACCTCAAAGATATGCTCGCCGACACTCCCGTGAGCTTAGACGAATCCGCTGTGCCCAAGGAAGCATTTCAGGAACTGGGCGATGGAGTGATCGACATTCCCAGTGTGATGCGGCTCGCCAAGGAGATCGGTGTCGATCAATGTCATGTCGAACAGGATCAATCTCCCGCGCCGTTGGAGAGCATTGTTCAAAGCTACCAATACTTGATGAAAGCAGGTAATCCATGAACACTCGCTTCCACCCGCAGTCGCTCTGCGTGCTCCCTGCTCGATATCTCCGGTGCGCAGCGTGGCTATCAATCTTCGCACTGTCGTTGACATTCTCGGGCAGTCACCCCCAGGCTGCCGCTGACGACGACGTCACTCAAGCCGATACGTTTCAACCGAGCGAAGCGGTCAAAACAGCACTGATGCCATTATTCGATTCCATTTCGAAGGCGGACGGGTCTCGGGCAAATGTCGAGCTGACAGTCGAAACGGTCATGCATGGGGAAATTCTCTCCCGAGAACCGTCGTCGTTTGCGATAGCGTCGAAGTCGCCGGACCATCACACGATCTATCATCAGTCCGAAGGCGAGAGCAAACGGATCTATGCCGACGGCAAAACCTATATCGTGGCGCTCTCGCCACAGGCTTATTACGAACTGCCGGATGTTCTAAGCAATCAAGCGATCGTCACCAGCTCGCCGATCAACCTGGGCGCGTACCCTGAGCCATTACTCGCTCTGACACTGGCTGGCGTTGATCCAACGATCAGCTTCTTCAATGGGATGTTTTCTGTCGAAGCGATGGGAAAAACTAAATTCCGCGGCCGCACTGATTCTGTCCATGTTCGAGGTCAGCAGGACGATAACGTCGTCTGGGACTTGTGGATCACCGATGAACAGCACCCACGTCCCTTGCGGTTGCTGGTCAACCTCACACCAATGTTGCAAGCCAGTGACCAAGTCCATGTGCCCGAAGGTTACGGACTGTCGCTCCGATATGACTTCGTGAAATGGCGAGTAACCGGTGAGGTGGAAGACAAGCTGTTTCACTTCGTCCCGGCTCCAGATGCGACACAATACGCTTCACTCGCCGACTACGAAGAGCAAACCTCGCCCGAGATCGGCAGTCACCCTCTGCTCGGTAAGCCCGTGCCCGAATACACACTGACGCTTCTTGACGGAACCGAAGTCAGCTCAGAGGAACTCAAAGACAAGATCGTTGTCTTGGATTTCTGGGCGACCTGGTGCACGCCCTGCATGCAAGCGATGCCTACCATCAAATCGTCCGTTGCCGAGTTCGCCGACAAAGATGTCGTCTTTTACGCGATCAATGCTGGCGAGAATGCCAGCCTCGTCAACGGTTTTGCCAGCGAGCAAGATTGGGGCGTCGACGTCGCCGTCGATCCCGAGGGCACTCTCATGGATGCTTTCTCGGCGGAGGAAATTCCCCTGACGCTCATCGTTGGACGCAACGGAATCGTCGAATCCACTCACATGGGATACCCTGGGGAAGATGCGTTGGCAAAACAATTTCACGATGAGCTGGATGTGCTAGTCCGAGGTGGACGCATCGCCAGTTCTCAGCCCGAGTAACACTACGGATCTACCGCATGTTTTTAAGTCGCCTGTCCTCACTGATCACCGTCACGTGCCTGCTCACTTCGCACCTGCATGCCGGGGAACCTCCTCAGTTCGAAGTTCGATTGCTGACCATTGATGCGAATGAGGGAATCGCTGCGGGCGATATGGATGGTGACGGTAAACTTGACATTGTCGCCGGTCGAAATTGGTTTTGCAACGATGATTGGGCGGCTCGGCCCCTGCGGAATGTTGATGATTGGAACGGGTACGTGCAGTCCAATGGCGACTATCTCTTAGACGTCGACGGGGACGGACGTCTCGACGTCATCGCGGGCTCATTTTTGCCGACCCAAGTCAATTGGTACCGGAACCCAGGTGACGAGGGTCTGCGCCTCGGTCAACAGTGGCAGCAAAATTTGCTCGTCGATACCGGGGCAACCGCCAACGAGGGCCAGTTGCTCGAGGACATTGATGGAGACGGCACGATGGAATGGATCGTCAACAGCTGGAAGCCTGATTCCCCCATGATCGTATGGCGGTTGGTTCCGAAAACAGCTGCCGAAAATGAATC
This genomic window from Allorhodopirellula heiligendammensis contains:
- a CDS encoding sugar phosphate isomerase/epimerase family protein, producing the protein MSSETSPPPAQRSHSPLRLNRRSAANLTATTALAAWLGRPLNSLAAAAEGDGPAAQPSATDTPPEPGVPAPQPSPLPYLDRIGLQLYTLRDQMAESPEQTLAAVAAAGYWQVELMNIDEQAVQIAAMARAAGLCVHSAFLDYNVITAPGREGVASLEQTLDLAQRIGLRHVVFGYIAKDQRDSAEKCRVIADSANAAADKTRAAGMRMCYHNHSFEFAAFASTATEDAEAKSLTAYDIFIERFDPQQMEFELDVFWAKIAGQDPLALMRRLAGRISQVHLKDMLADTPVSLDESAVPKEAFQELGDGVIDIPSVMRLAKEIGVDQCHVEQDQSPAPLESIVQSYQYLMKAGNP
- a CDS encoding redoxin domain-containing protein, whose translation is MNTRFHPQSLCVLPARYLRCAAWLSIFALSLTFSGSHPQAAADDDVTQADTFQPSEAVKTALMPLFDSISKADGSRANVELTVETVMHGEILSREPSSFAIASKSPDHHTIYHQSEGESKRIYADGKTYIVALSPQAYYELPDVLSNQAIVTSSPINLGAYPEPLLALTLAGVDPTISFFNGMFSVEAMGKTKFRGRTDSVHVRGQQDDNVVWDLWITDEQHPRPLRLLVNLTPMLQASDQVHVPEGYGLSLRYDFVKWRVTGEVEDKLFHFVPAPDATQYASLADYEEQTSPEIGSHPLLGKPVPEYTLTLLDGTEVSSEELKDKIVVLDFWATWCTPCMQAMPTIKSSVAEFADKDVVFYAINAGENASLVNGFASEQDWGVDVAVDPEGTLMDAFSAEEIPLTLIVGRNGIVESTHMGYPGEDALAKQFHDELDVLVRGGRIASSQPE